Proteins encoded within one genomic window of Candidatus Aminicenantes bacterium:
- a CDS encoding chalcone isomerase family protein — MKRHGLIGLALILLFVAPVLAGTLKGITLPDTLTVDNQTLVLNGMALRKKIIFKVYVAGLYLPAKEQSGEKILAADGYRCTVMHFLRSVDAGKINEAWYDGLEANTPGYSAEMKKQFDTLAGLMEDLKDGEKLVFTYRPGAGTEVKVKGNIKGVLGDKAFADALFSCWIGKKPGPGEGFKNDLLGI; from the coding sequence ATGAAACGTCACGGTTTGATAGGTTTGGCATTGATTTTGTTGTTCGTGGCGCCGGTGTTGGCCGGGACCCTCAAGGGAATCACTCTCCCGGACACCCTGACCGTCGATAATCAGACCCTGGTCCTCAACGGCATGGCCCTGCGCAAAAAAATCATTTTCAAGGTTTATGTGGCCGGGCTCTACCTGCCGGCAAAAGAACAGAGCGGCGAAAAAATCCTTGCCGCCGACGGCTATCGCTGCACGGTCATGCATTTCCTGCGCAGCGTCGATGCCGGCAAGATCAACGAGGCCTGGTATGACGGTTTGGAAGCGAACACTCCCGGCTACTCCGCCGAAATGAAAAAGCAGTTCGATACGCTGGCGGGCCTCATGGAGGATTTGAAGGACGGGGAAAAGCTGGTCTTCACCTATCGCCCGGGAGCCGGGACCGAAGTGAAGGTCAAGGGGAATATCAAGGGCGTGCTGGGCGACAAGGCCTTTGCCGACGCTCTTTTTTCCTGCTGGATCGGCAAGAAACCGGGTCCGGGAGAAGGATTCAAAAACGACTTGCTGGGAATCTGA